The following coding sequences lie in one Apium graveolens cultivar Ventura chromosome 1, ASM990537v1, whole genome shotgun sequence genomic window:
- the LOC141669532 gene encoding uncharacterized protein LOC141669532 isoform X1, with amino-acid sequence MLNPLFLHPSDGATSIQVDKLPGSSDYRAWKRSLEIGLTSKRKLGFVKGTSRERSTDDAAKGDMWDTCDNMNNRAPVSVVHEPLASPAKELGDCQYINGIICVDSVENSRVDADRARKTDALDEGTNNDLLSSFKGNRVLGLLQGHEVNLEFVCLLDRIMHKYPKTFEHFTLKNNNLCTMNLNMLCTSLNDFTKISMTDVNSDVILEFRDVFAYLKSQVFNVSWLVNGLIPELYEIDCHIDDASSKLQDLQALRMEKMTEFQNDFGIWR; translated from the exons ATGTTGAATCCTCTCTTTCTACACCCTTCAGATGGGGCCACATCCATTCAAGTTGATAAATTGCCAGGCAGCTCAGATTATAGAGCTTGGAAACGATCTCTGGAGATTGGACTTACATCAAAACGCAAACTTGGATTTGTTAAAGGCACGTCTAGGGAGAGATCTACTGATGATGCAGCTAAAGGAGATATGTGGGATACATGTGACAACATG AATAACAGGGCACCAGTTTCAGTAGTACACGAGCCTTTGGCTTCTCCAGCAAAGGAATTGGGTGATTGTCAATATATTAATGGGATAATTTGTGTTGATTCGGTGGAAAATTCTCGAGTTGATGCCGACAGAGCCAGAAAAACTGATGCTCTAGATGAAGGGACAAACAATGATCTGTTGAGCTCTTTTAAGGGGAATAGAGTACTGGGGTTATTGCAGGGTCATGAGGTTAATTTGGAGTTTGTATGCCTACTTGATCGCATAATGCACAAGTACCCGAAAACCTTTGAACACTTCACCTTAAAAAACAATAACCTATGTACAATGAATTTGAACATGCTGTGCACCTCGCTGAATGACTTTACTAAGATATCTATGACTGATGTTAATTCTGATGTTATTCTTGAGTTCAGGGATGTATTTGCTTACTTGAAGAGTCAGGTGTTCAACGTTAGTTGGTTGGTTAACGGGCTGATTCCCGAGCTTTATGAAATTGACTGTCATATTGATGATGCTAGTAGTAAACTACAAGATTTACAGGCTCTCCGCATGGAGAAGATGACAGAATTTCAAAATGATTTTGGAATTTGGAGATGA
- the LOC141669532 gene encoding uncharacterized protein LOC141669532 isoform X2: MGPHPFKLINCQAAQIIELGNDLWRLDLHQNANLDLLKARLGRDLLMMQLKEICGIHVTTWAPVSVVHEPLASPAKELGDCQYINGIICVDSVENSRVDADRARKTDALDEGTNNDLLSSFKGNRVLGLLQGHEVNLEFVCLLDRIMHKYPKTFEHFTLKNNNLCTMNLNMLCTSLNDFTKISMTDVNSDVILEFRDVFAYLKSQVFNVSWLVNGLIPELYEIDCHIDDASSKLQDLQALRMEKMTEFQNDFGIWR; encoded by the exons ATGGGGCCACATCCATTCAAGTTGATAAATTGCCAGGCAGCTCAGATTATAGAGCTTGGAAACGATCTCTGGAGATTGGACTTACATCAAAACGCAAACTTGGATTTGTTAAAGGCACGTCTAGGGAGAGATCTACTGATGATGCAGCTAAAGGAGATATGTGGGATACATGTGACAACATG GGCACCAGTTTCAGTAGTACACGAGCCTTTGGCTTCTCCAGCAAAGGAATTGGGTGATTGTCAATATATTAATGGGATAATTTGTGTTGATTCGGTGGAAAATTCTCGAGTTGATGCCGACAGAGCCAGAAAAACTGATGCTCTAGATGAAGGGACAAACAATGATCTGTTGAGCTCTTTTAAGGGGAATAGAGTACTGGGGTTATTGCAGGGTCATGAGGTTAATTTGGAGTTTGTATGCCTACTTGATCGCATAATGCACAAGTACCCGAAAACCTTTGAACACTTCACCTTAAAAAACAATAACCTATGTACAATGAATTTGAACATGCTGTGCACCTCGCTGAATGACTTTACTAAGATATCTATGACTGATGTTAATTCTGATGTTATTCTTGAGTTCAGGGATGTATTTGCTTACTTGAAGAGTCAGGTGTTCAACGTTAGTTGGTTGGTTAACGGGCTGATTCCCGAGCTTTATGAAATTGACTGTCATATTGATGATGCTAGTAGTAAACTACAAGATTTACAGGCTCTCCGCATGGAGAAGATGACAGAATTTCAAAATGATTTTGGAATTTGGAGATGA